The sequence GCAGTCACGCTGTTGCTGCTGCAGGGATCAAACGAGTCGTTGTTGGTATGGTGGATCCAAACCCTTTAGTCAGTGGTAGTGGAATCAGTTACCTGAGAAAACAGGGGATAGAGGTTCTTAGTGGTGTTCTTGAAAATGAATGTAAGGAAGTTAACCTTCCCTTTGTGAAACACATTACAACAGGTAAACCCTTTGTAGTTATGAAGGCTGGAATGAGCCTTGACGGGAAACTCAGTTACCAGAAAGGCGTCCCTGGGAAAATGACTGGTGCTAAAAGCCGACGTACCGTACATGGTCTTCGTAACAGTATGGATGCTATTCTGGTCGGTGTTGGTACCGTTATCGCTGATAATCCATCCCTTACAACCCGTTTGGTCAAGTGTGGCAGAGATCCGCTGCGTGTTGTTCTCGATAGTTCTTTGAGGATCTCCTCTCAAGCAAAAATTCTTCATCTGGATTCATCTGCATCAACCCTGATTTTTTGTTCACCTGTTGCTGATAGAGATAAAAAAGAACTGCTCGGTAAAATGGACGGAGTCAATGTTCAGTCGGTAGCTTTAGACGAAACTGGCAGAGGGTTAGATATGAACAGAGTTCTTGACCACCTGGGGAAAATGGGTATCTGTTCCCTCCTTGTTGAAGGTGGTGCTGAAATTCATGGCAGTTTTCTCAGCAAATCACTGGTAGACAGAGTAATGCTTTTTGTCGCGCCTCTCTTTGGCGGCTCGTCGGGAACACCTTTGCTGAGTGGCTTCCCCGTGAGCGATAACACGAGTGCTCCAAGGTTACAAAACATTCACTATAAAAAATGTGGAGAGGATGTACTTGTTCGGGGAGATTTTTTTACTACTCTTTGATACTCCAATCAGTTGCGCCTGGTTTCAGCAAGGTGTAGGATTTCTGGTACCCGCTTCTCCAGTTCTGTGAGTGTCTTAAAATCCATTATAAGAGAAACAGCATCTGTTTCAAACGAAAGAGCATGGGTTACCTTGCAGGTGGCTGGTAAATTCATGGTAGTAACTTTTTTTCTGAATAATTCTTCTGCAGAAATGCTTTGTGGAAAGAGCATCTTTTGCATGCAAGCCAAAAGAACAGTTGCTTTCTGTGGTTGATTCATTTCAGGATGAGTAAGGATTTCATTGAATTCGGGTTTCATTAACAGCTCTGTTAGTGTTTTTTCTTCTCTGTACGCAAGATCCTTGCACAGAGAAAGTAGCCTTTTTTGCTTTCCCCCACCAAGTTGTAAATCAATAAATATTCCATGAAGCAACTGTCTGTCTTCTGGACTCATTTTTAGTAGCTCATGTGCAGTTTTTTCACCAATGATTCCATTGTGTATGCTGATTTGAATATCCAACTCAAGCTCTATCAGATCTAAACATTTATTGATGGTGTGCGGCTGTATTTTTTGGTGAAGAATTGTAAAAAATAATGCCGCTGCCTCTTTACTATCCATATATTTAAGACAGTGGCTGAAAAAATAGGCTTTTTCCATTGCACTGAAATTGCCAGAGAGTGACTGGTCTTCAACTATATAGGACAAAATATTTTTAGGTGAGTTATCTTCTCTGAGAATGAGACATAGAGGGGATTTTTTACCAGGGTTGGTTTTGAGAGTTTCCAGCCTGGATTTTCCGCAGACCAATTTGTAGCGCTCTTTAGGTTGCCGCAGGAGGATTGGTGGACGAAGTATGCCTACTCTATTAATAGATTCAACAAGGGCAGTGGCGGGTGGTTTAGAACTAAGAAAAGGGTGAAGGCTCCATTCGTCTGAGATTTGTATTTTATTCAGCTCTATTGGGTGAAAGGTCGCAGAGGGATGCATCGTATCTGTAGTATGAAGCACGGCAAGAAGGCGTTAGAGAATAAAAAAAACCTGTGTTTCTTCAAGGTGATGAGAATAAACACAGGTTAACGGGAGACCTGAATAATAATTACTTTAGTAAAACTATTGGTGATCAGGCCTCATTAATTTTGTCGCGGAGAATTCCAGACGGTTTAAAGGTGACCACACGTCTGGCATCAAGGGTCAGTTCATCGCCTGTCTGGGGATTACGTCCTCTTCTGGACTTTTTGTCTTTAACATTGAATTTCCCGAAAC comes from Desulfocapsa sulfexigens DSM 10523 and encodes:
- the ribD gene encoding bifunctional diaminohydroxyphosphoribosylaminopyrimidine deaminase/5-amino-6-(5-phosphoribosylamino)uracil reductase RibD → MLSLKKKAERTFSKRDEQFMRLALHQARKGIGRTSPNPCVGAVVVQDDDTVVSRGYHKKAGTPHAEVHALRKAGSRAEGATIYVTLEPCNHTGRTPPCSHAVAAAGIKRVVVGMVDPNPLVSGSGISYLRKQGIEVLSGVLENECKEVNLPFVKHITTGKPFVVMKAGMSLDGKLSYQKGVPGKMTGAKSRRTVHGLRNSMDAILVGVGTVIADNPSLTTRLVKCGRDPLRVVLDSSLRISSQAKILHLDSSASTLIFCSPVADRDKKELLGKMDGVNVQSVALDETGRGLDMNRVLDHLGKMGICSLLVEGGAEIHGSFLSKSLVDRVMLFVAPLFGGSSGTPLLSGFPVSDNTSAPRLQNIHYKKCGEDVLVRGDFFTTL
- a CDS encoding ParB N-terminal domain-containing protein, translating into MHPSATFHPIELNKIQISDEWSLHPFLSSKPPATALVESINRVGILRPPILLRQPKERYKLVCGKSRLETLKTNPGKKSPLCLILREDNSPKNILSYIVEDQSLSGNFSAMEKAYFFSHCLKYMDSKEAAALFFTILHQKIQPHTINKCLDLIELELDIQISIHNGIIGEKTAHELLKMSPEDRQLLHGIFIDLQLGGGKQKRLLSLCKDLAYREEKTLTELLMKPEFNEILTHPEMNQPQKATVLLACMQKMLFPQSISAEELFRKKVTTMNLPATCKVTHALSFETDAVSLIMDFKTLTELEKRVPEILHLAETRRN
- a CDS encoding integration host factor subunit alpha gives rise to the protein MTLTKADLVQQVYKSHGSLTKAQATDSVEAFLRISKTSLINGTDLLLSGFGKFNVKDKKSRRGRNPQTGDELTLDARRVVTFKPSGILRDKINEA